A window of Phyllopteryx taeniolatus isolate TA_2022b chromosome 19, UOR_Ptae_1.2, whole genome shotgun sequence contains these coding sequences:
- the mlst8 gene encoding target of rapamycin complex subunit lst8 isoform X1, with protein sequence MNVNQGTVGSDPVILATAGYDHTVRFWQAHSGICTRTVQHQDSQVNSLEVTPDRSMIAAAGYQHIRMYDLNSNNPNPVINYDGVSKNITSVGFHEDGRWMYTGGEDCMARIWDLRSRNLQCQRIFQVNAPINCVCLHPNQAELIVGDQSGVIHIWDLKTDHNEQLIPEPEVSVNAVHIDPDASYMAAVNSSGNCYVWNMAGGMGDEVTQLIPKTKIPAHKRYSLRCKFSPDSTLLATCSADQTCKIWRTSNFSLMTELSIKSNNPGETSRGWMWDCAFSGDSQYIVTASSDNLARLWCVETGEIKREYSGHQKAVVCLAFNDSVLS encoded by the exons ATGAACGTGAATCAGGGGACTGTGGGCAGCGACCCGGTCATTTTGGCCACGGCCGGGTACGACCACACAGTCCGCTTTTGGCAGGCCCACAGCGGGATCTGCACGCGGACAGTCCAGCACCAGGACTCT CAAGTGAATTCACTTGAAGTAACACCTGACAGGAGTATGATTGCTGCTGCAG GTTATCAGCATATCCGCATGTATGATCTGAACTCCAACAATCCCAACCCAGTGATTAACTATGACGGCGTTAGCAAGAACATCACCTCTGTGGGCTTCCATGAAGACGGACGCTGGATGTACACGGGAGGAGAAGATTGCATGGCTCGTATATGGGACCTGAG GTCACGAAATCTTCAGTGTCAGAGGATCTTCCAGGTGAATGCGCCAATCAACTGTGTGTGCCTGCATCCAAACCAG GCAGAGCTAATAGTCGGAGACCAGAGTGGAGTGATTCATATTTGGGATCTGAAGACGGACCACAATGAGCAGCTCATTCCTGAGCCAGAGGTGTCGGTCAACGCAGTTCACATCGACCCTGATGCCAGTTACATGGCAGCAGTCAACAGCTCG GGTAACTGTTATGTATGGAACATGGCTGGAGGTATGGGAGATGAGGTGACGCAGCTTATTCCCAAAACCAAGATCCCCGCACACAAACGCTACTCCCTTCGCTGCAAATTTAGCCCCGATTCCAC TCTGTTGGCCACCTGCTCGGCGGATCAGACCTGCAAGATTTGGAGGACGTCCAACTTTTCCCTGATGACTGAGCTGAGCATCAAAAGTAATAATCCTGGAGAGACATCGAGAGGCTGGATGTGGGACTGTGCCTTCTCTGGGGACTCGCAGTACATTGTCACGG CTTCCTCAGACAACTTGGCCCGTTTGTGGTGTGTGGAGACCGGCGAGATCAAAAGGGAGTACAGCGGCCACCAGAAGGCCGTGGTGTGTCTGGCCTTTAATGACAGTGTGTTGAGCTGa
- the mlst8 gene encoding target of rapamycin complex subunit lst8 isoform X2 translates to MIAAAGYQHIRMYDLNSNNPNPVINYDGVSKNITSVGFHEDGRWMYTGGEDCMARIWDLRSRNLQCQRIFQVNAPINCVCLHPNQAELIVGDQSGVIHIWDLKTDHNEQLIPEPEVSVNAVHIDPDASYMAAVNSSGNCYVWNMAGGMGDEVTQLIPKTKIPAHKRYSLRCKFSPDSTLLATCSADQTCKIWRTSNFSLMTELSIKSNNPGETSRGWMWDCAFSGDSQYIVTASSDNLARLWCVETGEIKREYSGHQKAVVCLAFNDSVLS, encoded by the exons ATGATTGCTGCTGCAG GTTATCAGCATATCCGCATGTATGATCTGAACTCCAACAATCCCAACCCAGTGATTAACTATGACGGCGTTAGCAAGAACATCACCTCTGTGGGCTTCCATGAAGACGGACGCTGGATGTACACGGGAGGAGAAGATTGCATGGCTCGTATATGGGACCTGAG GTCACGAAATCTTCAGTGTCAGAGGATCTTCCAGGTGAATGCGCCAATCAACTGTGTGTGCCTGCATCCAAACCAG GCAGAGCTAATAGTCGGAGACCAGAGTGGAGTGATTCATATTTGGGATCTGAAGACGGACCACAATGAGCAGCTCATTCCTGAGCCAGAGGTGTCGGTCAACGCAGTTCACATCGACCCTGATGCCAGTTACATGGCAGCAGTCAACAGCTCG GGTAACTGTTATGTATGGAACATGGCTGGAGGTATGGGAGATGAGGTGACGCAGCTTATTCCCAAAACCAAGATCCCCGCACACAAACGCTACTCCCTTCGCTGCAAATTTAGCCCCGATTCCAC TCTGTTGGCCACCTGCTCGGCGGATCAGACCTGCAAGATTTGGAGGACGTCCAACTTTTCCCTGATGACTGAGCTGAGCATCAAAAGTAATAATCCTGGAGAGACATCGAGAGGCTGGATGTGGGACTGTGCCTTCTCTGGGGACTCGCAGTACATTGTCACGG CTTCCTCAGACAACTTGGCCCGTTTGTGGTGTGTGGAGACCGGCGAGATCAAAAGGGAGTACAGCGGCCACCAGAAGGCCGTGGTGTGTCTGGCCTTTAATGACAGTGTGTTGAGCTGa